A single Bosea sp. PAMC 26642 DNA region contains:
- a CDS encoding methyl-accepting chemotaxis protein, protein MFAGAALAAGGTVGACVYHVARGRFDALTQVLSRAEVEGLFAAALPQMLATSAAALTPIVLIGWFAGRSIHKPISDMRDVVGRIADGEDAAIPGLSRGDEIGELARALKTVHESGVEAMRIRTALDGCRTNVMVCDERGRVVYVNSALLKFFTEAQDDFRITFPGCSAKDMLGKVMERVQQEPCARLAGQNAIRFPLARRTVSLSLTPVLHADGRRLGTAVEWLELTDELAAGAEVAEIVAAAVEGDFSRRVTTAGKPEALARIAEGINSINALVEDAVGEFADVLGGLAEGDLTQRMSGDYRGRFAQLKQSLNGTLAHLGETVATIQSTAGNVSRAATEINAGAGDLASRTEQTAVNLEETAATTEELAASVKQSAARSREATALAGEAADVASDGKAVVAQTVGAIERIETSSSRISEIVGVIDEIAFQTNLLALNAAVEAARAGDAGKGFAVVASEVRALAQRSSQAAKDIKGLIASSNEQVGEGVRFVRSTGEALDRIVAAAGKVSATVVEISSAAAEQAHGIEEMSRTVAHMDETTQQNSALAEQSATSASALMDEIATLETLVAFFRTETASAFGAGRGVGELARVQRFAAAELAEQARPASRRTETRRPEPVVAASRQEPRRRAIAGGRADNWAEF, encoded by the coding sequence ATGTTCGCGGGAGCCGCTCTGGCGGCAGGCGGCACGGTCGGCGCCTGCGTCTATCATGTCGCCCGGGGACGGTTCGACGCATTGACCCAGGTCCTTTCCAGGGCCGAGGTTGAAGGATTGTTCGCGGCGGCGCTGCCGCAGATGCTTGCGACGAGCGCGGCGGCGCTGACGCCGATCGTGCTGATCGGCTGGTTCGCCGGGCGCAGCATCCACAAGCCGATTTCCGACATGCGCGATGTCGTCGGGCGTATCGCCGATGGCGAGGACGCTGCAATCCCCGGCCTGTCGCGCGGCGACGAGATCGGCGAACTGGCGCGCGCGCTCAAGACCGTGCACGAGTCCGGCGTCGAGGCCATGCGCATCCGCACGGCGCTCGATGGTTGCCGCACCAATGTCATGGTCTGCGATGAGCGGGGCCGGGTGGTCTACGTCAACAGTGCCTTGCTGAAGTTCTTCACCGAGGCGCAGGACGATTTTCGTATCACCTTTCCGGGTTGCTCGGCCAAGGACATGCTTGGAAAGGTCATGGAGAGAGTGCAGCAGGAGCCTTGCGCCAGGCTGGCGGGCCAGAACGCGATCCGGTTTCCGCTCGCCAGGCGCACCGTTTCGCTGTCCCTGACGCCGGTGCTTCATGCGGACGGCCGCCGGCTCGGCACCGCTGTCGAATGGCTCGAACTCACCGATGAACTCGCCGCCGGTGCAGAGGTCGCCGAGATCGTCGCCGCGGCCGTCGAGGGCGATTTTTCGCGCCGCGTCACGACCGCAGGCAAGCCCGAGGCGCTGGCGCGTATCGCCGAGGGCATCAACAGCATCAACGCGCTGGTCGAAGATGCCGTCGGCGAATTCGCGGACGTTCTGGGCGGGCTCGCCGAGGGCGACCTGACGCAGCGCATGAGCGGCGATTATCGCGGCCGCTTCGCGCAGCTCAAGCAGAGCCTCAACGGCACGCTGGCGCATCTGGGCGAGACCGTCGCGACCATCCAGTCCACGGCCGGCAACGTTTCGCGCGCCGCGACCGAGATCAACGCAGGCGCCGGCGATCTGGCCAGCCGCACCGAACAGACGGCGGTCAATCTCGAGGAAACCGCAGCCACGACCGAAGAACTTGCGGCCTCCGTCAAGCAGAGCGCGGCCCGTTCGCGCGAGGCGACGGCGCTTGCCGGCGAGGCGGCGGACGTCGCCAGTGACGGCAAGGCCGTGGTTGCGCAGACGGTCGGTGCGATCGAGCGGATCGAGACGTCCTCGTCGCGGATTTCCGAGATCGTCGGCGTCATCGACGAGATCGCCTTCCAGACCAATCTGCTGGCGCTGAATGCGGCCGTGGAAGCGGCTCGGGCGGGCGATGCCGGCAAGGGCTTTGCCGTGGTCGCCTCCGAGGTGCGCGCGCTGGCGCAGCGTTCGAGCCAGGCCGCCAAGGACATCAAGGGGCTGATCGCCAGCTCCAACGAACAGGTGGGCGAAGGCGTCCGCTTCGTGCGCAGCACCGGCGAGGCGCTAGATCGCATCGTCGCGGCGGCCGGGAAAGTCTCGGCCACCGTGGTCGAGATTTCGTCGGCCGCCGCCGAGCAGGCGCATGGCATCGAGGAAATGAGCCGCACGGTCGCGCATATGGATGAGACGACGCAGCAGAATTCGGCGCTCGCCGAGCAAAGCGCGACGTCGGCCAGCGCGCTGATGGACGAGATTGCAACGCTGGAAACGCTGGTCGCCTTCTTCCGGACCGAGACGGCCTCGGCGTTCGGGGCCGGCCGCGGCGTCGGCGAACTGGCACGCGTGCAGCGCTTCGCCGCCGCCGAGTTGGCCGAACAGGCCCGCCCGGCGTCCCGCCGGACCGAAACGCGCCGGCCGGAGCCGGTTGTGGCTGCGTCGCGGCAGGAGCCGCGCCGGCGCGCCATCGCCGGCGGGCGCGCAGATAATTGGGCGGAGTTCTAA
- a CDS encoding chemotaxis protein CheW — translation MTLQLGEKHFSSAQPESAVRRIVTFKVGDRTFGIDVGMVREIKGWQATTPLPHAAPHVRGVLNLRGVILAVYDLRTSIGLGLTDATATHVIVVVDIEDKVAGLLVDSVSDIVDVPVSAVRPAPDLERDEHGLIEGLVLLDTDIVALLDLAAVIRDGGVESPARTARPN, via the coding sequence ATGACCCTTCAACTCGGCGAAAAGCATTTCTCGTCGGCGCAGCCGGAATCGGCGGTGCGCCGGATCGTGACCTTCAAGGTCGGCGACCGCACCTTCGGCATCGATGTCGGCATGGTCCGTGAGATCAAGGGCTGGCAGGCGACGACGCCGCTGCCGCACGCGGCTCCGCATGTCCGGGGCGTGCTGAACCTGCGCGGCGTCATTCTCGCGGTCTACGACCTGCGCACCTCGATCGGGCTCGGCCTGACCGACGCAACGGCGACCCATGTCATCGTCGTCGTCGATATCGAGGACAAGGTCGCCGGCCTGCTGGTCGACTCGGTCTCGGACATCGTCGACGTGCCGGTCAGCGCCGTACGGCCCGCGCCCGATCTGGAGCGCGACGAGCATGGGCTGATCGAGGGTCTCGTGCTGCTCGACACCGATATCGTGGCGCTGCTCGATCTCGCCGCGGTGATCCGCGATGGCGGAGTCGAGAGCCCGGCCAGGACCGCCCGCCCCAACTGA